In Desulfuromonadales bacterium, one genomic interval encodes:
- a CDS encoding ferritin family protein → MRDMEKILRQQELQVALRRAIMTEKDAMDYYHYAGERMFNERARLTFHLLAREEREHARSFYDAYRWDDLPPFDELMAAPPDSGSEWWQALHQTMLGDFDEPLALALAIERETALEKDLRSIAEKVSDPDVREVFLLNARLTHHHLEMVVQDYQALQEGAS, encoded by the coding sequence ATGCGGGACATGGAAAAGATTCTGAGACAACAGGAACTGCAGGTTGCCCTGCGCCGGGCCATCATGACCGAAAAGGATGCGATGGATTATTACCACTACGCCGGCGAGAGAATGTTCAACGAACGGGCCCGGCTCACCTTCCACCTGCTGGCCAGAGAGGAACGGGAGCATGCCCGCTCCTTTTACGATGCTTACCGATGGGATGATCTGCCGCCCTTCGATGAGCTGATGGCAGCGCCGCCGGATTCCGGTTCGGAATGGTGGCAGGCATTGCATCAGACCATGCTCGGCGACTTCGATGAACCGCTCGCCCTGGCCTTGGCCATCGAACGGGAAACCGCCCTCGAAAAGGATCTGCGCTCGATTGCCGAAAAGGTTTCCGACCCCGATGTCCGGGAGGTTTTCCTGCTCAACGCCCGGTTGACTCACCACCATCTGGAGATGGTGGTGCAGGATTACCAGGCCCTGCAGGAAGGCGCCTCCTGA
- a CDS encoding DUF309 domain-containing protein, giving the protein MVGKEPAGRLDCSWHPSAELLVGIRQFNAGEYFACHETLEELWLAERGAMRRLYQGVLQVGVGLYHLQRGNEQGALILLAKGKELLRPYGPFCLGIDVAALVCGAEEVLGTLQTLGLQRTQALAAGLFPRIRVIGAAEEAEGRRSGAASG; this is encoded by the coding sequence ATGGTCGGAAAAGAACCGGCAGGACGGCTGGATTGTTCCTGGCATCCCTCCGCGGAGTTGCTCGTCGGCATCCGTCAGTTCAACGCCGGGGAGTACTTCGCCTGCCACGAGACGCTGGAAGAGTTGTGGTTGGCGGAAAGGGGGGCGATGCGGCGGCTTTACCAGGGCGTTCTCCAGGTCGGCGTCGGACTGTACCATCTCCAGCGGGGAAACGAGCAGGGGGCCTTGATTCTGCTGGCGAAGGGGAAAGAGTTGCTTCGTCCGTATGGCCCATTTTGTCTGGGGATCGACGTGGCGGCGCTGGTGTGCGGCGCGGAGGAGGTTCTGGGGACCCTTCAGACTCTCGGCCTGCAACGAACGCAGGCTCTGGCTGCCGGGCTTTTCCCGCGGATCCGGGTGATCGGAGCGGCGGAAGAGGCGGAAGGCAGGAGAAGTGGAGCGGCGAGCGGGTAG